A genome region from Arachidicoccus soli includes the following:
- a CDS encoding DUF2254 domain-containing protein, producing the protein MKSIIKWLRTHSSNIVNSIAFYPAIIACIFLLLSWAMLEMDFSTFGKELKGTLDWLSLRDASTARTIVSTILAGLISLTVFSFSMVMIVLNQAASQMSNRILNSMIENRFQQFVLGFYIGTIVYALFLLSTIRDTNTGIYVPALSIYLLIIFTVINIFLFIYFLDYVTKTVKFETIIRRVKESTLDGMKNVFIAEKEEKINCEKLPKMEIASQTSGYFQGFERGRMVEIAKENDIIIDFVHEIGTYILEGCIICNVYNQNSVNNTLKNEITSLCDFFIGEPINRNPNYGFRHLSEVAIKALSRAINDPATAVLSLNALSELFAFRLHHCRPTVLKDNEGNPRVQLNTLSFSELFELCILPVWDYGRYDRYIQKALLGQIHQLLALTKNENNILMMNKLLIEVRNKIDK; encoded by the coding sequence ATGAAGAGTATAATTAAGTGGCTAAGGACGCATTCGTCTAACATCGTTAACAGCATTGCATTTTATCCGGCTATAATTGCTTGTATTTTTTTGTTGCTTTCTTGGGCAATGTTGGAAATGGATTTTTCTACATTTGGTAAAGAGCTAAAAGGAACACTTGATTGGTTGTCATTAAGAGATGCTTCAACTGCAAGAACAATTGTTTCTACTATTCTTGCTGGTCTCATCTCTCTTACGGTTTTTAGTTTTTCGATGGTAATGATTGTACTCAATCAGGCGGCTTCCCAAATGAGCAATCGTATTCTGAACAGTATGATTGAAAATCGTTTTCAGCAATTTGTTTTAGGGTTTTACATAGGCACTATTGTGTATGCCTTATTCTTGTTAAGCACCATTAGAGATACTAATACAGGTATTTATGTGCCGGCATTGAGTATTTATCTGCTTATTATTTTTACGGTTATAAATATTTTCCTCTTTATCTATTTTTTGGACTATGTCACCAAAACGGTAAAATTTGAAACAATTATCAGGCGCGTGAAAGAAAGTACTTTAGATGGAATGAAAAATGTTTTCATTGCAGAAAAAGAAGAGAAAATAAATTGCGAAAAATTACCAAAGATGGAAATAGCTTCGCAGACATCTGGCTATTTTCAGGGGTTTGAAAGAGGCAGAATGGTTGAAATTGCAAAAGAAAATGATATTATTATTGATTTTGTGCATGAAATTGGCACTTATATCTTGGAAGGTTGTATAATATGTAATGTTTACAATCAAAATAGTGTAAATAATACCCTTAAAAATGAAATAACTTCTCTCTGCGATTTCTTTATTGGAGAACCTATAAATCGCAATCCTAACTATGGGTTTAGGCATTTGAGCGAAGTAGCCATTAAGGCGCTTAGCCGGGCAATTAATGATCCTGCAACAGCAGTTTTGAGTCTGAATGCTTTGTCTGAATTATTTGCATTCCGATTGCATCATTGCCGCCCAACAGTATTAAAAGATAATGAAGGGAACCCAAGGGTGCAACTAAATACGCTCAGTTTTTCTGAACTTTTTGAATTGTGCATTCTTCCTGTCTGGGATTATGGTCGTTATGACCGATATATTCAGAAAGCATTGCTCGGTCAGATACATCAATTATTGGCATTAACTAAAAATGAGAACAATATTTTGATGATGAATAAATTGCTTATTGAAGTAAGAAACAAAATAGATAAATGA
- the ccsA gene encoding cytochrome c biogenesis protein CcsA gives MTYTGEHLIPGELGHLASIVSLIITLIATIAFYKSNKAVLPEEKKSWLRVARTAFIIEVVAVITTIACIYFILSHNLFEYFYAWDHSDKTLQPEYIFSCLWEGQEGSFLLWTFWNCVLGCVLMIRAKKWEAPVMTVISFAQFCLATMIIGVYVFGFKIGSDPFLLMRQKGILDNAPIFIDQATGLFKQNYLQFLRDGQGLNTTLQNYWMVIHPPILFLGFASTIVPFAYAFAGLTNKDHSWTKYSISWAAFSGGVLGLGIMMGAAWAYESLNFGGYWAWDPVENASLVPWIIMVAGLHTNLIFKNSKYSLKTTYLFYILSFSLVLYSTYLTRSGVLGDTSVHAFTGADMSVQLISFILIFFIPAMVLFFLRKKDMPTIKKEESLYSREFWMFIGSLILFLAGIIIIGKTSIPVFNKIFGTKIAQPEDVLFSYNQVQIFIVFVIGALTAFGQYLKYKDTTKAYLKSKLLLPTIIAFVVTIIFCSIVKIDYTEHGEGFLIAIYIAVFSAFYAIIGNISYVFLVLRGKIKTVGASVAHIGFGMVLLGVLLSSSKKHILSKNTTGIPLFEKTKTEDPAENITLFRGLPIDMGKYMVTFVGDSMNTRAKQRVFTIHFQDKKTKKEFTLHPYWLKNNRQAEGFGATPNSKHFWNKDIYAYVSSWQKQGSDTTTFRASEIKVGDTTFYSNGMLVLNKVDINKPNSKYPTITPDEMLMTLDMTVISKEGSKFPATPMVMIKKDEAKVIPDTVMAQGLVIKFNKVLSDKDGRLEIGVKESNSLNDALTLKVIEFPFIGILWMGVIVMVIGFWMSVYQGVRKLRIGKEITT, from the coding sequence ATGACATATACAGGTGAGCATTTAATCCCTGGAGAACTGGGACACCTTGCAAGCATAGTTTCGCTGATAATAACACTTATCGCTACTATTGCATTTTACAAATCTAACAAGGCCGTACTTCCAGAAGAAAAAAAGAGCTGGTTGAGAGTTGCAAGAACTGCATTCATCATAGAAGTTGTAGCTGTAATTACCACCATTGCCTGTATTTATTTCATACTATCGCACAATCTTTTCGAATATTTCTACGCTTGGGATCACAGTGACAAAACACTGCAACCCGAATATATTTTCAGCTGTTTATGGGAAGGACAAGAAGGTAGTTTCTTGTTATGGACTTTCTGGAACTGTGTGCTTGGTTGCGTTCTGATGATTCGTGCAAAAAAATGGGAAGCCCCGGTAATGACTGTTATCAGCTTTGCACAATTTTGTTTGGCGACGATGATTATCGGTGTATATGTTTTTGGATTCAAGATTGGTAGCGACCCATTCTTGCTAATGCGGCAGAAAGGAATATTGGATAATGCACCTATTTTCATAGATCAGGCAACGGGACTATTTAAACAAAATTATCTACAATTTTTAAGAGATGGTCAAGGGCTCAATACTACACTGCAAAATTATTGGATGGTGATACACCCCCCTATTTTGTTCTTAGGTTTTGCCTCAACGATTGTACCATTTGCTTATGCTTTCGCCGGTTTGACCAACAAAGATCATAGTTGGACAAAATATTCCATTTCTTGGGCCGCATTTTCCGGAGGCGTTTTAGGGTTAGGTATAATGATGGGTGCTGCATGGGCTTACGAAAGTCTCAACTTTGGAGGTTATTGGGCTTGGGATCCGGTAGAAAACGCATCGCTGGTGCCCTGGATAATAATGGTAGCCGGATTGCACACCAACCTTATTTTTAAGAATTCCAAATACTCACTTAAGACAACTTATCTTTTTTATATACTATCCTTTAGCCTTGTACTTTATTCAACTTATTTAACAAGAAGTGGCGTTTTAGGTGATACTTCTGTACATGCATTTACAGGTGCAGATATGAGCGTGCAGCTTATATCTTTTATATTGATATTCTTCATTCCAGCGATGGTTTTGTTTTTTCTCAGGAAGAAAGATATGCCTACCATCAAAAAAGAAGAAAGCTTGTACAGTCGGGAATTCTGGATGTTTATTGGTTCATTAATTCTATTTTTGGCAGGTATTATTATTATTGGAAAAACCTCTATACCAGTCTTCAATAAAATATTCGGAACTAAAATAGCACAGCCAGAAGATGTGTTATTTTCTTACAATCAAGTACAAATTTTTATCGTTTTTGTGATAGGTGCTTTAACTGCTTTCGGACAGTATTTAAAATACAAAGACACCACAAAAGCTTATTTAAAAAGCAAACTACTCTTACCGACAATTATTGCTTTCGTCGTAACAATTATATTTTGTTCAATTGTAAAAATCGATTATACAGAACATGGGGAGGGTTTTTTAATAGCCATTTACATAGCTGTCTTCTCAGCATTCTATGCTATTATCGGCAACATTAGTTATGTATTTTTAGTATTACGCGGAAAGATAAAAACAGTAGGTGCTTCAGTAGCACATATTGGGTTTGGCATGGTGCTTTTGGGCGTACTTTTATCTTCCAGTAAAAAACATATACTTAGTAAAAATACTACCGGTATTCCTTTATTTGAAAAAACGAAAACGGAGGATCCTGCAGAAAACATTACTCTTTTTAGAGGTCTTCCAATCGATATGGGAAAATATATGGTAACATTTGTAGGTGACTCTATGAATACGCGTGCCAAACAACGTGTTTTTACCATTCACTTTCAAGATAAAAAAACAAAAAAAGAGTTTACCCTTCATCCTTATTGGTTAAAAAATAATCGCCAAGCGGAAGGCTTTGGTGCCACACCTAATTCAAAGCATTTTTGGAACAAGGATATTTACGCTTATGTAAGTTCCTGGCAAAAACAAGGCTCTGATACAACAACTTTCAGAGCATCTGAGATAAAAGTAGGCGATACGACCTTTTATTCCAATGGTATGCTGGTTTTAAATAAAGTGGACATCAATAAACCCAATTCGAAGTATCCCACTATTACTCCTGATGAAATGCTGATGACATTGGATATGACAGTAATTTCAAAAGAAGGCAGTAAATTTCCCGCTACTCCAATGGTGATGATAAAAAAAGATGAAGCCAAAGTAATTCCTGATACCGTGATGGCGCAAGGCTTGGTTATAAAATTCAATAAAGTACTCAGTGACAAAGACGGAAGGCTGGAGATAGGCGTAAAAGAAAGTAATTCTTTAAATGATGCACTTACCCTTAAGGTAATAGAGTTTCCATTTATTGGTATATTATGGATGGGAGTAATAGTGATGGTAATTGGATTCTGGATGAGTGTTTATCAAGGTGTGCGAAAATTAAGAATCGGCAAAGAGATTACCACTTAA
- a CDS encoding gamma carbonic anhydrase family protein, translating to MILSVRGKTPIVGDNNFVAPNATIIGDVETGKDCSIWFNAVIRGDVNSIRIGNKVNVQDGVMIHCTYQKTTTTIGNNVSIGHNAVIHGCTIHDNVLVGIGAIIMDGCIVHSNAIIAAGAVVLKNTIVEEGSIYGGVPAQKIKEISPDLIEHEIERIADSYLQYMEWYKDMKIEG from the coding sequence ATGATTCTTTCTGTAAGAGGTAAAACACCAATAGTAGGAGATAATAATTTTGTTGCACCAAACGCTACTATTATTGGAGATGTGGAGACAGGCAAAGATTGTAGTATTTGGTTCAATGCTGTTATTCGTGGAGATGTAAATAGTATAAGAATAGGGAATAAAGTAAATGTGCAAGACGGTGTAATGATTCATTGTACTTACCAAAAAACAACCACTACCATTGGTAATAATGTTTCTATTGGACATAACGCTGTTATTCATGGTTGTACTATCCACGATAATGTATTAGTGGGCATCGGTGCCATAATAATGGATGGTTGTATCGTACATTCTAATGCTATTATTGCAGCTGGAGCGGTTGTTTTAAAAAATACGATTGTTGAAGAAGGGAGTATTTATGGAGGTGTACCGGCTCAAAAAATAAAAGAGATTTCTCCCGATTTAATCGAACATGAAATTGAACGAATCGCAGATAGTTATTTGCAATATATGGAATGGTATAAGGATATGAAAATCGAAGGGTAG
- the rsgA gene encoding ribosome small subunit-dependent GTPase A — translation MQATVYKSTGSWYIVQTSNGSTHNARLKGVMKLDGITSTNPIAVGDEVNVEEDTESEKTVIITKILDRKNYIARISPHNKNQHHIVAANLDQALLFATLKNPKTSAGFIDRFLVSSEAFHVPAIIVFNKTDLYKKKEQEQLQRMTEIYTSIGYKIIPLSMETKEGLSNLQNTLKDKTTLLSGHSGVGKSTFINNIFPEKNLRTQEVSDWSGKGLHTTTFAEMFNLPFGGKIIDTPGIREFGLVDIEKTELSHYFPEMRALIHNCKFNNCMHLEEPGCAVTTAVKKGEVAVERYISYRNILDTMEKKNY, via the coding sequence TTGCAGGCAACAGTTTATAAATCAACAGGAAGCTGGTATATTGTACAAACCAGTAATGGCAGTACACACAACGCAAGGCTTAAAGGCGTTATGAAGTTAGATGGGATTACTTCAACTAATCCCATCGCTGTAGGCGACGAAGTAAATGTGGAGGAAGATACGGAGAGTGAAAAGACGGTAATTATCACAAAAATATTAGACAGAAAAAATTATATCGCACGTATATCACCACATAACAAAAATCAGCACCATATTGTAGCGGCAAACTTAGACCAAGCATTACTTTTTGCTACTTTAAAAAATCCCAAAACATCTGCTGGTTTTATCGATCGCTTTTTAGTTTCTTCTGAAGCGTTTCATGTACCGGCAATTATTGTATTTAATAAAACAGATTTATACAAAAAGAAAGAGCAGGAGCAACTGCAACGAATGACAGAAATCTATACTTCCATCGGTTACAAAATTATTCCACTAAGCATGGAAACGAAGGAAGGTTTGAGCAACTTGCAAAATACATTAAAAGACAAAACCACTTTATTAAGCGGCCACTCTGGTGTAGGCAAATCCACATTTATCAATAATATATTTCCCGAGAAAAATTTGCGAACCCAGGAAGTGAGTGACTGGAGCGGCAAAGGCTTACATACCACTACATTTGCCGAAATGTTTAATCTACCATTTGGTGGCAAAATCATAGATACGCCCGGCATTCGCGAGTTTGGGTTGGTGGATATTGAAAAAACAGAACTCTCTCATTACTTCCCAGAAATGCGAGCATTAATACATAATTGCAAATTCAATAACTGTATGCATCTGGAAGAACCTGGTTGTGCCGTAACCACAGCAGTTAAGAAAGGCGAAGTTGCTGTAGAGCGTTATATAAGCTATCGTAATATCTTAGATACTATGGAAAAGAAAAATTATTAA
- a CDS encoding glycoside hydrolase family 3 C-terminal domain-containing protein, whose protein sequence is MKKLSLVAILILFGSFLLAQSGNQIIKHVIAKMTLQEKVRLLIGGNDVKFEGAYTDVTNKVPGAAGFTYPLRRLNLPSLILSDGPAGVRIEPIRNHDSSKTYYATGFPVATLLASTWDTALVYKVGDAFGNEVKEFGVDVILAPAMNIQRNPLDGRNFEYYSEDPVIAGNIAAALVNGIQSNGVGTSIKHFVANNVETDRTTLNEIISERALREIYLKGFEIAVKKAQPWTVMNSYNKINGIYTSENYDLNTTILRKEWGFKGLVMTDWGGGRHPVAQAKAGSDLLMPGTQNQFDEIMAALRNGSLSIDVIDNNVAKILGLILKSPSYKHYKYSEEPDLKAHAKISRLAASEGMILLKNEGNALPLQNNIRKVALLGDASYNTIANGTGSGEVHKPYVVSIFEGMKNSGYMIDNQSTTASVDALASKDDAAIITIGRNAGEGSDRPVDGDFTLKDSEREVIKKVSTAFHAKGKKVIVILNIGGAIEVASWRDNVDAILLAWQPGMEAGNAIADILSGKVNPSGKLAITFPMKYSDEPSAGNFPGTTFPKQARAAIFGSNSTNREVDYKEGIFVGYRYFNTFKVQPAYPFGFGLSYTHFNFSDLKLSDSSFHHHLTASVTVKNSGDVAGKEVVQLYISAPKGEEGLEKPEEELKAFAKTNLLKPGESQTIQFSITPNELASFVESHNAWIADKGVYTLRIGASSVDIRQQASFAVPSEIIVEKTHAIHYPKNIQDLQ, encoded by the coding sequence ATGAAAAAGCTTTCTCTCGTTGCAATTTTAATTTTATTTGGCTCATTTCTTTTAGCACAGTCAGGTAATCAAATCATTAAGCATGTGATTGCTAAAATGACCTTGCAGGAAAAAGTACGATTATTAATTGGTGGCAACGATGTAAAATTTGAAGGAGCATATACCGACGTAACGAATAAAGTTCCCGGCGCTGCAGGATTCACTTACCCTCTTAGAAGATTAAATCTTCCTTCCCTGATTTTGTCTGATGGACCCGCGGGCGTGAGAATAGAGCCAATTAGAAACCATGATAGTTCTAAAACCTACTATGCAACGGGGTTTCCAGTTGCGACATTACTTGCATCTACTTGGGATACGGCATTGGTTTATAAAGTGGGAGATGCCTTTGGTAATGAAGTGAAGGAGTTTGGTGTAGATGTTATTCTTGCGCCCGCAATGAATATTCAGCGCAATCCTTTGGACGGAAGGAATTTTGAATACTATTCAGAAGATCCTGTGATTGCCGGTAATATTGCGGCAGCTTTGGTCAATGGAATTCAGTCCAATGGAGTGGGTACTTCTATCAAACATTTTGTTGCAAATAATGTAGAAACAGATAGAACAACTTTAAATGAAATAATTAGTGAACGAGCACTGAGGGAAATATATTTGAAAGGATTTGAAATTGCTGTGAAAAAAGCACAGCCTTGGACGGTAATGAACTCTTATAATAAAATAAACGGAATTTATACATCAGAAAACTATGATTTGAACACAACGATATTGCGAAAAGAATGGGGTTTCAAAGGGTTGGTAATGACTGATTGGGGTGGTGGAAGACACCCTGTCGCGCAAGCGAAAGCGGGTAGTGATTTACTCATGCCAGGAACACAAAATCAATTTGATGAAATTATGGCTGCTCTTAGAAATGGTAGCCTTTCTATAGACGTTATTGATAACAATGTTGCCAAGATATTAGGTTTAATTTTAAAATCACCGTCATACAAACATTATAAATATTCCGAAGAACCTGATTTGAAAGCACATGCGAAAATATCACGCTTAGCAGCTTCTGAAGGAATGATTCTATTGAAGAATGAAGGCAATGCGCTACCATTACAAAATAATATTAGAAAGGTTGCACTCTTGGGCGATGCATCTTATAACACCATCGCCAATGGAACTGGGAGTGGAGAAGTACATAAACCCTATGTCGTTTCTATTTTTGAGGGGATGAAAAATAGCGGCTACATGATCGATAATCAATCAACCACTGCATCTGTAGATGCATTGGCTAGCAAAGATGATGCAGCCATTATTACTATTGGTAGAAACGCCGGAGAAGGCAGTGACCGTCCGGTGGATGGCGATTTTACATTAAAAGATAGTGAAAGAGAAGTGATTAAAAAAGTATCTACTGCTTTTCATGCAAAAGGGAAAAAAGTAATTGTAATTTTAAATATTGGCGGTGCAATAGAAGTGGCTAGTTGGCGCGACAATGTAGACGCTATTTTACTTGCTTGGCAACCTGGGATGGAAGCAGGTAATGCCATTGCAGATATTTTAAGTGGGAAAGTAAATCCTTCGGGAAAGCTAGCCATCACTTTTCCTATGAAATATTCCGATGAGCCATCGGCAGGAAATTTCCCAGGTACAACTTTTCCAAAACAAGCACGTGCAGCTATCTTTGGAAGTAATTCAACCAATCGAGAAGTGGATTACAAGGAAGGAATATTTGTTGGATATCGTTATTTCAACACTTTTAAAGTACAACCTGCTTATCCTTTTGGGTTTGGATTAAGCTATACTCATTTTAACTTTAGCGACTTAAAATTAAGTGATTCCAGTTTTCATCACCATCTTACTGCCAGCGTTACCGTAAAAAATAGTGGAGATGTCGCAGGGAAGGAAGTAGTGCAATTGTATATTTCTGCTCCTAAAGGTGAAGAAGGGTTGGAAAAACCTGAAGAGGAATTGAAAGCATTTGCTAAAACAAATTTACTAAAGCCGGGCGAGTCACAAACTATCCAATTTAGCATTACACCCAACGAATTAGCCTCTTTTGTAGAGAGCCATAATGCTTGGATTGCCGACAAGGGAGTATATACTTTAAGAATTGGTGCTTCTTCTGTAGATATAAGGCAACAAGCTAGTTTTGCTGTTCCTTCGGAAATTATTGTCGAAAAAACACACGCTATTCACTATCCAAAAAATATTCAAGATTTGCAATAA
- a CDS encoding cytochrome c maturation protein CcmE domain-containing protein has protein sequence MKKLHIVALVAIAVVIALLISQLGSFSTYETVASAKAKMGKTVTVIAKLDKQTVKYDPIRNPNYLTFQVEDTLGNKMNVAYYFEKPTDMEKSERIVLKGKMDQNGVFQIKEQSGILLKCPSKYKDNPNAIKESLSAKAVL, from the coding sequence ATGAAAAAATTACATATTGTGGCACTGGTGGCGATTGCTGTTGTAATAGCCTTGTTGATTAGCCAATTGGGCAGTTTTTCTACTTATGAGACAGTGGCTTCTGCTAAAGCAAAAATGGGTAAAACTGTTACTGTAATTGCTAAATTAGATAAGCAAACGGTTAAATACGATCCGATAAGAAATCCGAACTACTTAACATTTCAGGTAGAAGATACCTTAGGCAATAAAATGAATGTGGCTTATTATTTCGAAAAACCTACGGATATGGAGAAGTCTGAACGTATTGTATTGAAAGGAAAAATGGATCAAAATGGCGTTTTTCAAATAAAAGAACAAAGTGGAATACTGCTTAAATGTCCGTCGAAATATAAAGACAACCCGAATGCAATTAAGGAAAGTTTAAGTGCTAAGGCTGTTTTATAA
- a CDS encoding glycoside hydrolase family 53 protein: MNFSKITFNIFLSCALLINSSCAKSSSHNKLPDNTGDSSGTFFVKGADIGWLPQMEASGYTFYNNNGVAQDCFQILKDHGINTVRLRTWVNPSNDPINGHCSTAETIAMAVRAKKWGMHIMIDFHYSDSWADPSKQVKPAAWVGDDFPHLLSDVYKYTLGVMQGLKDKGVTPDWVQVGNEIAGGMIYPEGSTDHWDSLAQLINEGYAAVKAVDPTTKVILHVDQGNNNQRFRTWFDSATVHHAKYDVIGMSYYPYWLTGSPDYTLSIDDLGNNLKNMASRYGKQVMVVEVGGEDNQPQDTYNMLIAVQQKVMEVPDSKGLGVIYWEPEGARSWSHYALSAWGSDGKPTHALDAFLPN; the protein is encoded by the coding sequence ATGAATTTTTCTAAAATTACATTCAATATTTTTCTTTCGTGTGCTTTGTTGATTAATTCATCTTGTGCAAAATCATCTTCACATAACAAATTGCCTGATAATACAGGCGATTCAAGTGGTACATTTTTTGTAAAAGGCGCTGACATTGGTTGGTTGCCACAAATGGAAGCAAGTGGTTATACATTTTATAATAATAATGGGGTAGCGCAAGATTGTTTTCAAATATTGAAAGATCATGGTATTAATACAGTTCGTTTAAGAACTTGGGTAAACCCTTCAAATGACCCGATTAATGGGCATTGCAGTACAGCTGAAACAATTGCAATGGCAGTACGCGCAAAGAAATGGGGTATGCACATAATGATAGATTTTCATTATAGTGATAGTTGGGCAGACCCATCAAAACAAGTGAAGCCGGCAGCCTGGGTAGGTGACGATTTCCCGCATTTGCTTTCAGATGTGTATAAATATACCTTAGGTGTAATGCAGGGTTTGAAAGATAAAGGCGTAACGCCAGACTGGGTACAAGTAGGAAATGAAATTGCTGGTGGCATGATTTATCCGGAAGGATCTACCGATCATTGGGATAGTTTGGCGCAATTGATTAACGAAGGTTATGCTGCCGTAAAAGCGGTTGACCCCACTACAAAAGTTATTTTACACGTAGATCAAGGCAACAACAATCAACGTTTTAGAACTTGGTTTGATAGCGCCACTGTGCATCATGCTAAATATGATGTCATTGGCATGTCTTATTACCCTTATTGGTTAACCGGAAGTCCGGATTATACTTTATCTATCGATGATCTTGGAAATAATTTAAAAAATATGGCCTCAAGATATGGTAAGCAAGTTATGGTAGTGGAAGTGGGTGGTGAAGATAACCAACCACAAGATACTTACAATATGCTGATAGCAGTTCAACAGAAAGTTATGGAAGTGCCTGATAGCAAAGGGTTAGGCGTTATTTACTGGGAGCCTGAAGGTGCAAGAAGTTGGAGTCATTATGCGCTAAGTGCTTGGGGCTCTGACGGGAAACCTACTCATGCTTTGGATGCGTTTTTGCCAAATTGA
- a CDS encoding phosphoribosylaminoimidazolesuccinocarboxamide synthase: MPQFQFTDQTNFYRGKVRDVYTIGDDTLVMVASNRISAFDVILPKPIPYKGQVLNQVAAHMLKATEDLCPNWLTTTPAPNVSVGKKCVPFKIEMVVRGNLTGHAWRTYASGKRILCGVNLPEGMKENDFFPTPIITPSTKAEEGHDEDISEDEIIAKNLATLEDWNILKKYALALFTRGKELAAARGLILVDTKYEFGKIGEEIILMDEIHTPDSSRYFYADGFEDRQSKGERQKQLSKEFVREWLIEHNFMGKEGQIVPEMSEEWIDTISKRYIELYEAVTGKKFAPENWSEEQTFEAIKKALK; the protein is encoded by the coding sequence ATGCCCCAGTTTCAATTTACTGATCAAACAAATTTTTATAGAGGAAAGGTACGCGATGTTTATACAATTGGCGACGATACATTGGTAATGGTCGCTAGCAATCGTATTTCAGCTTTTGATGTTATTCTACCAAAGCCCATTCCTTACAAAGGACAGGTATTGAATCAAGTGGCCGCACATATGTTGAAGGCGACTGAAGATCTTTGTCCCAATTGGCTTACAACAACGCCAGCGCCCAATGTCTCTGTAGGTAAAAAATGTGTTCCTTTTAAAATTGAAATGGTGGTACGCGGTAATCTCACCGGCCATGCTTGGCGAACTTATGCAAGTGGCAAACGTATTTTATGTGGCGTAAATTTACCAGAAGGGATGAAAGAAAATGATTTCTTTCCGACACCGATTATTACACCTTCTACTAAAGCAGAGGAAGGACACGATGAAGATATTTCCGAAGATGAAATAATTGCTAAAAATTTGGCAACACTTGAGGATTGGAATATTTTAAAGAAATATGCATTAGCTTTATTTACAAGAGGAAAAGAATTGGCTGCGGCGCGTGGACTTATTTTGGTGGATACTAAATATGAGTTTGGTAAAATTGGGGAGGAAATAATCTTAATGGATGAGATACATACACCCGATTCTTCACGCTATTTTTATGCAGATGGATTTGAAGATAGACAGTCAAAAGGGGAAAGGCAAAAACAACTCAGTAAAGAGTTTGTTCGTGAGTGGTTGATTGAGCATAATTTTATGGGAAAAGAAGGGCAAATTGTTCCCGAAATGTCTGAAGAATGGATAGACACAATTTCTAAACGTTATATAGAGTTGTACGAAGCTGTTACAGGCAAAAAATTTGCCCCCGAAAATTGGAGTGAAGAACAAACCTTTGAAGCCATCAAAAAAGCACTTAAATAA
- a CDS encoding heme-binding domain-containing protein yields the protein MIRKILIALLIVFIAIQFFHPAKNISTMPNSNAISLHYAVSDSVQAVLKAACNDCHTNNTRYPWYNNIQPTTWYLAKHVKDGKRHLNFDEFYAYSFKKQAHKLDEVAKEIKKDGMPLTSYNLIHTDARLSVAQKNLLINWAENLSKEIKAKDTTALRK from the coding sequence ATGATTAGAAAAATATTGATTGCATTATTAATTGTATTTATTGCTATACAGTTTTTTCACCCCGCAAAAAATATTTCTACAATGCCTAATTCAAATGCCATCTCATTACATTATGCGGTTTCGGATAGTGTGCAAGCAGTTCTGAAAGCGGCTTGCAACGATTGCCATACCAACAACACACGCTACCCTTGGTATAATAATATTCAGCCGACCACCTGGTATTTGGCCAAGCATGTGAAGGATGGAAAAAGGCATCTGAATTTCGATGAATTTTATGCATATAGCTTTAAAAAGCAAGCACATAAATTAGACGAAGTTGCAAAAGAGATTAAGAAAGATGGTATGCCTTTGACATCTTATAATTTAATTCATACAGATGCAAGATTATCTGTTGCGCAGAAAAATCTACTCATTAATTGGGCAGAAAATTTGAGTAAAGAAATTAAAGCTAAGGATACTACGGCTTTGCGCAAATAG